From Piscinibacter gummiphilus:
GCATCGCCAACATGCTCTCCACGATGAAGGAAGCCGAGAACTTCGGCCTGTCCTACGACGTGGTCGACGACCTGACCGGCAAGAAGCTCGGCCGTGCGTCGAGCGGCACCTTCCGCACCGCCGACGTGGTGGGCCTCGACACGATGGCCCACGTCATGAAGACGATGCAGGACAACCTGAAGGACGATCCCTTCTACGCCGCCTATGAAACGCCCAAGGCCGTGGCTGCGCTGATCGAGAAGGGAGCGCTCGGCCAGAAGACCGGCGCCGGCTTCTACAAGAAGGTCGGCAAGGACATCCAGCGACTCGACCCGGCCAAGGGCGAGTACGTTGCCGCCGGCGGCAAGGCCGACGAGATCGTCGCGCGCATGCTCAAGAAGGCTCCGGCCGAGCGCCTGAAGCTGCTGCGTGAATCGACCAACCCGCAGGCGCAGTTCCTGTGGGCCATCCTGCGCAATGGCTTCCACTACGCCGCCGTGCACCTGGGCGACATCGCCGACTCGGCCCGCGAGATTGACCTCGCGCTGCGCTGGGGCTTCGGCATGAGCCAGGGGCCGTTCGAGTTGTGGCAACAGGCAGGCTGGAAGCAGGTCGCCGAATGGGTCAAGGCCGACATCGATGCCGGCAAGGCGCTCAGCAAGGCGCCGCTGCCTGCCTGGGTGTTCGACGGCCGCGATGGCGTGCACACCGCCGAAGGCTCGTGGAGCGCGTCGCAGAACAAGTACCTGCCGAAGAGCAACCTGCCCGTCTACCAGCGCCAGCACTTCCCCGAAGCGCTGTTTGGCTCGGGAGCGGTCGACCCGCTCAAGTCGGGCACCGAAGAGTTCAAGAACGACGAAGTGCGCGCCTGGACGCTCGATGGCGAGGTGCTCATCCTCAGCATCACCTCCAAGCTGCACCTCATCGGCGAAGGCGTGATCGACGGCATCGCGAAGGCCGTGGACGTGGCCGAAGCCAAGTACAAGGGCCTCGTGATCTGGTCGCCGGACGACGTGTTCTCGGCCGGTGCCAACCTCGAGTCGATGCTGCCGGTCTTCATGAAGAGCGGCGCCAAGGGCATCGCCCCGATGATCAAGAAGCTGCAGGACACCATGCTGCGCATGCGCTACTCGACCGTGCCGGTGATCGCGGCCGTTCGTGGCATCGCGCTCGGCGGCGGCTGCGAGATCGCCGTCTACACCACCAAGCGTGTCGCGGCGATGGAAAGCTACATGGGCCTGGTGGAAGTGGGCGTGGGCCTGATCCCGGGCGGGGGTGGCCTGACCTACATCGCCCGCCGTGCGGCCGAGATGGCCAGCGCTGCGAACGCCAACGCCGACATCCTCAAGTTCCTGACCGAAGGCTTCACCGCCGCCGCGATGGCCAAGGTGGGCACGAGCGCGATCGAGAACCGCAAGAACGGCTACCTGCTGTGGAGCGACATCGTCGTGCCCAACAAGGACGAGCTGCTCTACGTCGCCTCGCAACAGGCCAAGTCCCTGTACGAGAGCGGCTACCGCGCGCCGGCCAAGGCCGTGTTCCCGGTCGCCGGCCGCAACGGCATCGCCACCATCAAGGCCCAGCTGGTCAACATGCGCGACGGCGGCTTCATCAGCCAGCACGACTTCCACATCGGCGCGCTGATCGCTGATGTGGTGTGCGGTGGTGACGTCGATGCCGGATCACTCGTCAACGAGGAATACCTGATGACGCTGGAGCGCAAGCACTTCTGCAGCCTGCTGGAGCACCCGAAGTCGCAGGAACGTGCGATGGGCATGCTCTCGACCGGCAAGCCGGTGCGCAACTAAACAGCGGCCTCACAAGGAAACCACATCATGAGCAAGCAAGTTCAAGACGCCTACATCGTCGCCGCCACCCGCACGCCCATCGGCCGCTCGGGCCGTGGCTATTTCAAGAACACCCGCCCGGACGATCTGCTGATCGCCGCCATTCGCAGCGCGCTGGCGCAGGCCCCCGGCCTGGACCCGGCCGCGATCGAAGACGCGATCATCGGCTGCTCGTTCCCGGAAGGTGAGCAGGGCATGAACATGGCGCGCATCGCCGCCGGCCTGGCGCTGCCAAAGCCGGTGGGCGGCGTGACCGTCAACCGCTTCTGCGCTTCCGGCGTGACCGCCATCCAGATGGCTGCCGACCGCATCCGCGTCGGCGAGGCCGACATCCTGATCGCCGGTGGTGCCGAGTCGATGAGCCTCGTGCCCATGGGCGGCAACAAGCCCTCGTTCAACCCCGAGATCTTCGCCAAGGACGAGAACATCGGCATCGCCTACGGCATGGGCCTGACCGCCGAGAAGGTGGCGGCGCAGTGGAAGGTCTCGCGCGAAGCGCAAGACGCCTTTGCCTACGAGTCGCACATGCGCGCGCTCAAGGCCATCGAGAAGGGCGAGTTCAAGGACGAGATCACGCCGATCGACGTCATCTCGCGCACGCCTGACCTGGCGACCGGCGAGCAGATCGCGAAGAAGCGCACGGTGAGCATCGACGAAGGCCCGCGCCCCGACACCTCGCTCGAAGGCCTGGCCAAGCTGAAGCCCGTGTTCGCCGCCAAGGGCAGCGTGACCGCCGGCAACAGCTCGCAGACGAGCGATGGCGCCGGTGCGCTGATCCTCGCGAGCGAAAGAGCGGTCAAGCAGTTCGGCCTCAAGCCGCTGGCCCGCTTCGTGAGCTTCGCGGCGCGGGGCGTGCCGCCCGAGATCATGGGCATCGGCCCGATCGAAGCCATCCCCGCCGCGTTGAAGTACGCCGGCCTGACGAAGGACCAGATCGACTGGATCGAGCTCAACGAAGCCTTCGCGGCCCAGTCGCTCGCGGTCGTCAACACCATCGGCCTCGACCCGGCCAAGGTGAACCCGATGGGCGGTGCGATTGCCCTCGGCCACCCGCTCGGTGCGACTGGCGCGATCCGCGCGGCCACGGTCGTGCACGCGCTGCGTCGCCACAACCTGAAGTACGGCATGGTGACGATGTGCGTGGGCACCGGCCAAGGCGCGGCCGGCATCTTCGAGCGCGTCTGATCGCGGCGCCATGACACGCGGGCGCCGCATCGCACTGCTAGGCCTCGGGGCCGTGGCGGTCGGTGCTCCCGTGTTGTGGGTCGCTTCACGGCCGGCGGCGCTGCAGTCGCCGGCCTTCGATTCCACCGAGGGTGCGTTGCGCACCCTCGTTGCGTTGAAGACGCAGCCCTTGCGCAGCACCGGCGCATGGGACCTGGCGCACGTGCTGCATCACGCGGCCCAGAGCGTCGAGTATTCGTTGCAGGGCTTTCCTGCGCTGAAGCCCGGCTGGTTCCGCGCGAGCGTCGGCCCGGTCGCGGCCACCGTGTTCTCGGCGCGAGGCCGCATGAGCCACTCGTTGACCGAACCCATTCCCGGCGCCCCCGACATCGCTCAGGGCCAGCCGCTGGCGCCTGCCGTCGACCGTGCGATCGCGGCGCTGCAGGCCTTCGAGCGCCACACCGGCGCCTTGCACCCTCACTTCGCGTACGGCGAGTTGTCCAAGGACGACTACCGCCGTGCCCACCTCATGCATTTCGCCAACCATTGGCAAGAAGTCGTGTGACCCTCCAGGAGGAGCAGCAGATGGATTCTTTCGAGTTCAAGGCGGCTGATGGCTTTGTGCTTCAGGGCCGTCTCTACGGTGACCCAACGCAATGCCAATCGGCGCTGCTGATCGTGTCGGCGATGGGCGTGCCGCAGCGCTTCTACGGCGACTTCGCCGAGTGGCTGGCGGGCCAGGGCCATGTGGTGATGAGCTTCGACTACCGCGGCATCGGGGCCTCGCGACCGTCGCAGCTGAAGCATTCGCTGAAAGGCTTCGACACCGACATCGACACCTGGGCCAAGCAGGACACCTCGGCCGCGCTGGCGTGGCTCGATGCCCGCGTCTCGAAAGACACGCCGATCCACTGGCTCGGCCACAGCCTGGGCGGCCAGATCTTCGGCATGGTGCCCAACCGCGAGCGCGTGGCGAGCATCGTGACCATCGGCGTGGGCACCGGCTACTGGCTGCGTCAGGCGCCGCTCGTGCGCAGCTACGTGTGGTGGCTCTGGTACGTGGTGGCGCCGCTGTCGATGAAGCTCTTTGGCTACTTCCCCGGCAGGCGCTTGAAGAAGATCGGCGACCTGCCGCTGGGCGTGATGCAGCAGTGGCGCCGCGCCTGCCTCGACCGCGACTATCTCGTCGGCCAGGCCGGAGAGGAGACACGTGCCGACTACGCCGCCGTGCGCACGCCCATCCTCTCGCTCTCGTTCACCGATGACGAATACATGTCGGCCCGCAACACCGCCGACATGCATGCCTTCTATGCCAGCGCGCCGCGCGAGATGCGCCGCATCGCGCCGCAGGACATCGGCGCCAAGCGCATCGGCCATTTCGGTTTCTTCCGCGAGCGCTTTGCCGATAGCCTGTGGCCGCAGGTGTCGCGTTGGTTGACGCCGGCCACGGCGCGCTGACGCAGAATTCCCATTCCCCTTCGGAGACAGACATGACCATCAAGACTGCGCTGCTCAACGGCGTCTACACCATCGAAATCGCCCGCCTCGAGAAGAAGAACGCGCTCACGAGCGACATGTACCTGGCGATGGCCAAGGCGCTCAACGACGCGAAGGCCGACGGCGCCGTGCGCAGCGTGCTCATCACCGGCCAGCCTGGCATCTTCACCTCGGGCAACGACATCGAGGACTTCGCCAAGCGCTCCGCCACCGCGGCCGCCGTGTCGCCTGCTCGCGCCTTCATGGACGCGCTGATTGGCTGCGACAAGCCGGTGATCGCCGCCGTCACCGGCGCGGCCATCGGCATCGGCACCACGCTGCTGCTGCATTGCGACTTCGTCTACGTGTCCGACGAAGCCCGGCTCGTGATGCCCTTCGTGAGCCTTGGCCTGGTGCCCGAGTTCGCCTCCAGCCAGCTCATTCCGCAGCTGATGGGCCAGCGCAAGGCCGCCGAGAAGCTGATGCTCGGCGACCCCTTCACCGGTGCCGAAGCGGTGGAGTGCGGCATCGCCAACGCGGTGCTGCCAGCAGGCGAAGTGGCGCCTCACGCGCGCCGCGTGGCCGAGCGTTTCAATGCGTTGCCGCCGGGCGCCATCCGCGCCACCAAGAAGCTGATGCGGGGGCGTCTGGCCGACGGCTTCTTCCAGACCATCGACGCCGAAAACGCTGTCTTCGCAGCACAACTCCAGAGCCCCGAGGCGAAGGAAGCGTTCAGCGCCTTCTTCCAGAAACGAAAGCCGGATTTCAGCCAGTTTTCCTGATTCCGCGCACTTGAGCGGTGCCGGCCCGGGCGGCGTGCGGGTATCGTCGCGCGCATGAATTCCGGGCTCTTCAAAGCCATCAAGTTGCTGCTCGTGCCGGTGCTGCTGTGGCAGGGCCGGCAGGTGCGCCGCCATGCGCTGCGGCTGCCCGAAGCCGAAGGCCCGCGCGAGGGGGTGGCCGGCACCGGGCGCGTGAAGCTGCGCATCCTGATCGTGGGTGATTCGTCGGCGGCCGGCGTCGGCGCGAAGAACCAGATCCAGGCCCTGGCCGGCCGCCTGAGCGAAGCGCTGTCGCAGCGGCTGCACGGCGCGGTGGTGTGGCAGCTGATCGCCCGCAGCGGTGACTCGACCCGCAGCTCGCTCGCTGCCGTGCGCAAGCTCTCGCTGCACCCGGCCGACGTGATGGTGACGGCGCTCGGCTTGAACGACGTGATCGCGCAGGTGCCGGTCGCCACCTGGCTCGCGCAACTCGACAAGCTCGACCGTGCCGCCGCCCGCCGCGCCGGCATCAAGCACACGGTGCACACCGGCATCCCGCCGGTCCACGCGTTCCCGATGTTGCCCAACCCGCTGCGCTGGGTGCTCGGCACCGACGCCCAGGCCTACAACCAGGCGCTCAGCGCGTGGTCGGATCGGTGGTCGGAGCGCTGGTGGCTGCCGGTGCCCATCGAGCCCGACATCCCGCCCCCCGGCAACGACTCCAGCGTGCTGATGGCCGAAGACGGTTTCCACCCGGGCCCGGCCGCCTATGCGATGTGGGCCGAGCAGCTCGCCGGCCTGATCGTCCACGAGATCGTGCCGCGCCTGCCGAAAACCATGCCCACCCGGCGCAGCCGGCGCCTGGAAGCGCAGGACACCCAGCCGCTCGACCTCTGAGAGGCCGCCTCAGCGTTCAGTCTTGCGGCGGCAGCGGTCGTGGCTTGCCCTCGTCGTCGATGGCCACGTAGGTGAGGCTGGCCTCGGTGACCTTCACGACTTCGAGCTTGGCCGGGTTGCGCTCGGCGTAGACCTCCACATGCACCGTCACCGAGGTGCGGCCGATGCGTTCCACGCGGGCATACAGGCTCAAGAGGTCGCCCATCGAGACGGGCTGCTTGAAGATGAACTGGTTGACCGCCACGGTCGCGATCCGGCCCTTCGCGATGCGGTTCGGGAGCACCGAGCCGGCCAGGTCGACCTGCGCCATGATCCAGCCGCCGAAGATGTCGCCGTTGCCGTTGGCGTCGGACGGCATGGGCATGACACGCATGACCAGGTCCATGTCGGTGGGCAGCGTGACGGGCAGGGTGTTGGTCGCGGAATTCATGGGCTGCATTGTGAAACGCTTTGCGCTGGCACACTGAGGTGATGCGTCGAGAATCCGTGTCGTCTTCCATGCCTCCTGCGCCCATGTCAGCGGCTGCATCCACCGGCCCTCGCTCCGACTGGAGCACCTTGCGCAAGCTGCTGCCCTACCTCTGGCACTACCGCTGGCGTGTGCTGCTCGCGCTGGGCTTCATGGTGGGCGCCAAGACGGCCAACGTGAGCGTGCCGCTGCTGCTCAAGGAACTGGTCGACAGCATGTCGCTCAAGCCGGGCGACGTGCGCGCGGTGCTGGTGGTGCCCATGGGCCTGCTGGTGGCCTACGGTGCCCTGCGCCTGTCGACCTCGCTCTTCACCGAGCTGCGCGAGCTGGTGTTCGCCAAGGCGACCGAGGGCACGGCGCGCAGCATTTCGCTGAGCGTCTTCCGCCACCTGCACTCGCTGAGCTTGCGCTTCCACCTGGAGCGGCAGACTGGCGGCATGACGCGCGACATCGAGCGCGGCACGCGAGCCGTGCACTCGCTCATCTCGTATTCGCTCTACAGCATCGTGCCCACGCTCATCGAAGTGGTGATGGTGCTCACGCTCCTGGGCGTGAAGTTCGACGCCTGGTTCGCGTGGATCACGATCATGGCGCTGGTGATCTACATCGCCTTCACCATCACGGTGACCAACTGGCGCACGCAGTTCCGCAAGCAGGTCAACGAGCTCGACTCGACCAGCCACACCCGCGCCATCGACTCGCTGCTCAACTACGAGACGGTCAAGTACTTCAACAACGAAGACTTCGAGGCGAAGCGCTACGACGAGAGCCTGGAGCGCCTGCGCCGCGCGCAACTGAAGGCGCAGACCACGCTCTCCATCCTCAACACCGGGCAACAGCTCATCATCGCCGTCGGCCTGGTCGCGATGCTCTGGATGGCCACGCGCGGTGTGGTCGACGGCCGCATGACGCTCGGCGACCTGGTGATGGTCAACGCCTTCATGATCCAGCTCTACATCCCACTCAACTTCCTGGGCGTGATCTACCGCGAGATCAAGCAGAGCCTGACCGACCTCGACAAGATGTTCACGCTGATGGAGCGGGAGCGCGAGGTCGACGATGCCCCCGGCGCCCAGCCGCTGCAGGTGAAAGACGGCCATGTGAAATTCAGCCACGTCAACTTCGCCTACGAGCCGGCGCGGCCCATCCTGCACGACGTGAGCTTCGAGATCCCGGCCGGCAAGACGGTGGCGGTGGTCGGCCCGTCAGGCTCGGGCAAGAGCACGCTCGCGCGCCTGCTCTACCGCTTCTACGACGTGAACTCGGGCGCCATCAGCATCGACGGGCAGGACATCCGCACGGTCAAACAGGGCAGCGTGCGCGAGGCCATCGGCATCGTGCCGCAGGACACGGTGCTCTTCAACGACACCGTGGCCTACAACATCGCCTACGGCCGCACCGGCGCCACGCGCGAGCAGATCGAAGCGGCGGCGAAGGCCGCACGCATCCACGACTTCATCGTCTCCACGCCGAAGGGCTACGACACCGCGGTGGGCGAGCGTGGCCTGAAGCTCAGCGGCGGCGAGAAGCAGCGCGTGGCCATCGCCCGCACGCTGCTCAAGAACCCGCCGATCATGATCTTCGACGAGGCGACCTCGGCGCTCGACTCGGCCAACGAGCGTGCCATCCAGGCCGAGCTGCAGGGCGTGGCGCGCAACAAGACGGCGCTCGTGATCGCGCACCGGCTGTCGACGGTGGTCGAGGCGCACCAGATCCTTGTGATGGAGCAGGGCCGCATCGTGGAGCGCGGCACGCACGCGGAGCTGCTGGCGCTCGGCGGGCGTTACGCTTCCATGTGGCAGTTGCAGCAAAACAGCGCCGATGCCGATGTGGAGGTGGCCTGAGCGATGGAAACCAAGTGGCTTGAAGACTTCGTGAGCCTGGCCGAGACGCACAGCTTCTCGCGCTCGGCGCAGCTGCGGCACGTCACGCAGCCGGCGTTCTCGCGCCGCATCCAGGCGCTCGAAGCCTGGGCGGGCATCGACCTCGTCGACCGTTCGTCGTACCCCACGCGCCTCACGCCGGCCGGCGAGACCTTCCGCTCGCAGGCGCTCGAGATCCTGGGGGCCCTGCAGACCACCCGCAACATGATGCACAGCCACCAGGTGGCCGGGCAGGACATGATCGAGTTCGCCGTGCCGCACTCGCTGGCCGTGACCTTCTTCCCGCACTGGGTGATGGACCTGCGCCGCCGCTTCGGCGCCTTGAAGAGCCGGCTGATGGCGCTCAACGTGCACGACGCGGTGATGCTGCTCACCGAAGGCAGCTGCGACCTGCTGATCGCCTACCACCACCCGAGCCAGCCGCTGCAGCTCAACCCCGACCGCTACGAGATGCTCAGCATCGGCCAGGAGACGCTCGCACCCTATGCGCGCGCCGACGCCAGCGGCCAGCCGATGTTCCGCCTGCCGGCCAAGCCGGGCGAGAAGGTGCCGTTCCTGAGCTACGCCTCGGGCGCTTACCTCGGGCGGCTTGTGGAGCAGGTGATCAAGCTCTCGCCGGTGCCGCTGGTGCTCGACCCGATCTACGAGACCGACATGGCCGAGGGTCTGAAGGCGATGGCGCTCGAAGGCCATGGCTTGGCCTTCCTGCCCAACAGCTCGGTGGAGAAGGAAATTCGCAACAACCGCCTGGCGCGCGCCTCGGCGCCGGGCGCGTGCGAGCTGTCGATGGAGGTGCGCCTCTACCGCGAGCGGCCCGAAATGGCGCGGCACACCAAGCCGCAGGCGCAGGCCTTGTGGGATTTCCTGCGCGATGGCGGTGCGTCGGGGCCTTGAGGGCGGGCATTCAAGTTGCGGGCTTCTACGTGGTTCCACTCAGGCGGCCGTCCCTAGAATGCTTTTTCCGGCCAACCCGCCGCCCCGCTTGATTCCTAACCCGAAGGAGTTTCCATGAAGAAGACCCTGCTCGCCCTGGTTGCCGTGCTTGCCGTTGGTGTGGCGCATGCCGACACGCTGAAGAAGATCAAGGACAGCGGCTCCATCACCCTGGGCGCACGCGAATCTTCCGGCGCCCTGGCTTACACGCTGGGCGATGGCAAGTACGTGGGTTTCCACACCGAGATGTCGCAGCGCATCGCCGCTGACCTTCAAAAGCAGCTCGGCCTGCCCAAGCTCGACGTGAAGTTCCAGGTCGTCACCTCGCAGAACCGCGTGCCGCTGGTCCAGAACGGCACGGTGGATCTGGAGTGCGGCTCCACCACCAACAACGCCACCCGCCAGAAGGACGTGTCGTTCGCCGTCACCACCTACATGGAAGAGGTTCGCATCGCCGTCAAGGCGAACTCGGGCATCAACTCCATCAAGGACTTGACGGGCAAGACGGTCGCCACCACCACCGGCACGACCTCGGTGCAGACGCTGCGCAAGCACGAGCGCGCCAACAACGTCGACTTCAAGGAAGTCTTCGGCAAGGACCACGCCGACAGCTTCCTGCTGCTCGAATCGGGCCGCGCCGACGCGTTCGTGATGGACGGCCAGATCCTCGCCGGCAACATCAGCAAGGCCAAGAACCCGGCCGACTTCAAGATCGTCGGCGAAGTGCTGTCGATCGAGCCGATCGCCTGCATGCTGCGCAAGGACGACCCGGCATTCAAGAAGGCCGTCGACGACAGCATCAAGGGCATGATCAAGAGTGGCGAGCTGGCCAAGCTCTACGACAAGTGGTTCATGCAGCCCATCCCGCCGAGCAACACGAAGGTGGGCCTGCCCCTGTCGCAAGCCACGAAGGACGCCTGGGCCAACCCCAACGACCGCCCGATGGAAGACTTCGCCAAGAAGTAAGCGCATCGAGACAAGCCCTAGCGCCCGATGGCGCACGGCTTGCTTACATTCGGAGCGCGGCACGGGAATCCGGCCGCGCTTTTTCCTTGCACCCACGAGGTCGCAAGGGCCCGGCACATGACAAGAGGAGCGCGCCGTGGGGCAGACATGGGACTGGCAGATCTTCCTGCGCGATGACGGAGGAGGGCGGACGTACCTCGAGTGGATGATGTCCGCCTGGGGGTGGACGCTCTCGGTGGCGGTGCTGGCCCTGGTGGTGGCGTTGGTGGTGGGCTCGCTGGTCGGCATCCTGCGCACGGTGCCGCACAAGGGGCTCGCGTTCTTCGGCGAGGCGTGGACGGAGCTCTTCCGCAACATCCCGCTCCTGGTTCAGGTGTTCCTCTGGTACCACGTGATCCCGGGCATCTTCCTGTCGCTTCGCAACGTGCCGAGCTTCATCCTCGTGGTGTTTGCGCTGGGTTTCTTCACCTCGGCGCGGGTCTCCGAGCAGGTGAAGGCGGGCATCCAGGCGCTGCCCAAGGGCCAGCGCTACGCGGGCCTGGCGATGGGCCTCACGCTGCCGCAGACCTACCGCTACGTGCTGCTGCCGATGGCGTTTCGTATCGTCATCCCGCCGCTCACGAGCGAGAGCATGAACATCATCAAGAACTCGGCCGTCGCCTTCGCGGTGAGCGTGGCCGAGCTGACGATGTTTGCGATGCAGGCGCAGGAAGAAACCTCGCGCGGCGTCGAGGTGTACCTCGCGGTGACGGGTCTGTATTTCGTGTCCGCCTTCGTCATCAACCGGATCGCCTTGTTCATCGAGCACAAGGTGCAGATTCCCGGCACGCTGGGAGCCGGCCGATGATCAGCGCACTCGATTTCAGCTTCCTCAACTGGAGCGTCATCTCCAGCTTCGTCGCCAAGGGCTTCATCTATTCGATCCAGCTCACGCTGGTCGCGATGGTCGGCGGCATCGTCCTCGGCACCCTGCTCGCCCTGATGCGCCTGTCGGGCAAGAAGTGGCTGGAGGTGCCGGCGGCGTTCTACGTCAACACGCTGCGCTCCATCCCGCTCGTGATGGTGATCCTGTGGTTCTTCCTGCTGATCCCCATGCTGATCGGCCGGCCGATGGGTGCGGAGCTGTCGGCCATCATCACCTTCACGGTGTTCGAGGCGGCCTACTACTCCGAGATCATGCGGGCCGGCATCCAGAGCGTGCCGCGCGGCCAGGTGCATGCGGGTTACGCGGTGGGCATGACCTACCGCCAGACCATGCAGCTCATCGTGCTGCCGCAGGCCTTCCGCAACATGCTGCCGGTGCTGCTCACGCAGACGATCATCCTGTTCCAGGACACCTCGCTCGTCTACGCGATAGGCGCCTACGACCTGCTCAAGGGTTTCGAGGTGGCAGGCAAGAACTTCAACCGGCCGGTGGAGACCTACCTCGTCGCTGCCGTCGTGTATTTCGTCATCTGCTTCAGTCTGTCGATGCTCGTGCGTCGCCTGCAAAAGAAGATCCAGATCATTCGCTAGGAATCACCATGATCGACATCAAGAACGTGAGCAAGTGGTACGGCAGCTTCCAGGTGCTGACCGACTGCACCACCAGCATCCAGAAGGGCGAGGTGGTCGTGGTGTGCGGCCCGTCCGGCTCGGGCAAGTCGACGCTCATCAAGACGGTGAACGCACTGGAGCCCTTCCAGAAGGGCGACATCGTGGTCGACGGCATCTCCATCGCCGACCCCAAGACCAACCTGCCCAAGCTGCGCTCGCGCGTGGGCATGGTGTTCCAGCACTTCGAGCTCTTCCCGCACCTGAGCGTGACCGAGAACCTCACGCTGGCGCAGATCAAGGTCCTGGGGCGCAGCAGCGACGAAGCCAAGACGCGTGGCCTCAAGATGCTCGACCGCGTGGGCCTGATGGCGCACAAGGACAAGTTCCCCGGCCAGCTCTCCGGAGGCCAGCAGCAGCGCGTGGCCATCGCCCGCGCCTTGAGCATGGACCCGATCGTGATGCTCTTCGACGAACCCACCTCCGCGCTCGACCCCGAGATGGTCGGCGAAGTGCTCGACGTGATGGTGCAGCTGGCCCACGAAGGCATGACCATGATGTGCGTGACGCACGAGATGGGCTTCGCCAAGAAGGTGAGCCACCGGGTGATCTTCATGGACGCCGGCAAGATCGTCGAAGACTGCCCGAAGGATGATTTCTTCGGCCATCCGGAAGCCCGCTCCCCGCGCGCGAAGGACTTCCTCTCGAAGATCCTCCAGCACTGAACTGCGGGCACGCAAAAAAAGAAGCCCCGGCATGCCGGGGCTTCTTCGTTTCAGCGCCGACTTGCGTCGGGCGCTGACGCATCACGAGCAGCGTGCGGTGCGGAAGTCCGAGAAGCCGAGGGCGTTCGGGTTCGAGCAGGCGAACGAGGTGTAGCGGGTGTCGCCGTCGACGAAGCGCTTCATCCAGGCCACGCCCTTCAGGCCGACGGTGTCGTTGGCGTTGTTGAAGCAGAAGTGGTCACCCAGGGTCTTCTCCAGGTACTGCTTCGGGTTGCGCGTCATGCTGTTGTAGAACGGGATGGCGTGCGAGATCACCGGGGCGACGATGTCGCTCTGGCAGCCGAAGATCAGCGTGGGCACGGTCACCGACGAGAAGTTGGTCGAGGTGTTCCACGGGGCTTGCGGGGCCGCAGCCTTGATCGAGGGACGGTTCTTAGCCGAGATCAGCGAGCCGCCACCACCCATCGACCAACCCATGACGCCGGTGCGGGTGCCGTCGACCTTGCCGTAGATCGGGCTGCTGCTGGTGTTGCCCAGGGCCACCACCTGGTCGAGCGCGGCCAGCTGCTGGCGCGAGCGGCTGTCAGGCTGGTCGCCGGTGGTGTAGGTGTCGATGGTGATGACCACGAAACCGTGCGAGGCCAGGCGGGGGCCCCACCAGTTGATGCTGCTCTGGTACGAGAGGAAGCCCGGCACGATGGCGATCGCACCGACCTTCGCACCGGCGTTGGTGGGGTAGTACACGGTGCCCGCGCCGTAGCCGCTCGGGCGGCTCACATTGAACTGACTCACGTTGAACGGGCCGCGGTTGGCTTCGAGCGACGACTTGGTCGGGTTCGGGCCGATCTGCACGGCCGAGGCGCTGGCGGTGATCAGGCCGGCGCCAACAAGCACGGCCGCCTTGAGGAACTGCTGAATCTTCATTTTGTCTCCAGAGGTTTTCGGGGTGATGCCGGCGGACACAAGCTCTGGGTCAAATGGCCTGCTCGCTGGCGAACTGATTATTGAACCGGCGTGCAATCAAGGCCGTTCTCGCTTTCCTGATACCACTCGACTCAAGCTTGACGGGCGGTTTTGTGCTAAGCATTTCTTCCGCGGTGAATTTCGAGATAGTCCTTCTGTTTCAACGTGTTGCGACGGTTTTCCTGGGGTTTGCCCGAGCCTTCGGGTCTGCGCTAGCGGCTGGCGAAGGGTGGTGTGCTTTACTCGCCGACAGCGTTTTCAGCTCAAAAAATCACCATGCGTGCAATATTGCTTCTGTCCGGGGCTGCCTTGGTGGGTGCGGCTTGCTTGTGGGGCCGCTCCATTCCGGCTGACCCTGCCCCGGGCAA
This genomic window contains:
- a CDS encoding amino acid ABC transporter permease, with product MGQTWDWQIFLRDDGGGRTYLEWMMSAWGWTLSVAVLALVVALVVGSLVGILRTVPHKGLAFFGEAWTELFRNIPLLVQVFLWYHVIPGIFLSLRNVPSFILVVFALGFFTSARVSEQVKAGIQALPKGQRYAGLAMGLTLPQTYRYVLLPMAFRIVIPPLTSESMNIIKNSAVAFAVSVAELTMFAMQAQEETSRGVEVYLAVTGLYFVSAFVINRIALFIEHKVQIPGTLGAGR
- a CDS encoding amino acid ABC transporter permease; this encodes MISALDFSFLNWSVISSFVAKGFIYSIQLTLVAMVGGIVLGTLLALMRLSGKKWLEVPAAFYVNTLRSIPLVMVILWFFLLIPMLIGRPMGAELSAIITFTVFEAAYYSEIMRAGIQSVPRGQVHAGYAVGMTYRQTMQLIVLPQAFRNMLPVLLTQTIILFQDTSLVYAIGAYDLLKGFEVAGKNFNRPVETYLVAAVVYFVICFSLSMLVRRLQKKIQIIR
- a CDS encoding amino acid ABC transporter ATP-binding protein — translated: MIDIKNVSKWYGSFQVLTDCTTSIQKGEVVVVCGPSGSGKSTLIKTVNALEPFQKGDIVVDGISIADPKTNLPKLRSRVGMVFQHFELFPHLSVTENLTLAQIKVLGRSSDEAKTRGLKMLDRVGLMAHKDKFPGQLSGGQQQRVAIARALSMDPIVMLFDEPTSALDPEMVGEVLDVMVQLAHEGMTMMCVTHEMGFAKKVSHRVIFMDAGKIVEDCPKDDFFGHPEARSPRAKDFLSKILQH
- a CDS encoding dienelactone hydrolase family protein, which codes for MKIQQFLKAAVLVGAGLITASASAVQIGPNPTKSSLEANRGPFNVSQFNVSRPSGYGAGTVYYPTNAGAKVGAIAIVPGFLSYQSSINWWGPRLASHGFVVITIDTYTTGDQPDSRSRQQLAALDQVVALGNTSSSPIYGKVDGTRTGVMGWSMGGGGSLISAKNRPSIKAAAPQAPWNTSTNFSSVTVPTLIFGCQSDIVAPVISHAIPFYNSMTRNPKQYLEKTLGDHFCFNNANDTVGLKGVAWMKRFVDGDTRYTSFACSNPNALGFSDFRTARCS